The genomic stretch TTCCAACAACATTGTCAAAccataaaaattttattttcaaaacacaCTTCCTAAAAAGAACCAAAATTACTATACACCCATATTCAGTCATTGTAATCGAGGTTCTTGTTTGCTGGCACTTTGCAGAAACCGAATTCCTTCTCACATCTTTTTCTTACAAAAAACAAACACTTTTTTCAAATAGTAGTGTATCTTTTCTCTTTCTTGGACACTACCAAATTACCAATCAATCAACCaacaccctctctctctctctctctctctctctctctctctctctcaaagctTTGACTGACTACATGATTGAAGAAAGTAGATGAAAATACCATCATCATCAAGTTGAAAATGGAGATGCAGGGAGCAGAAGAAGAACTGGAGAGAAGAAGCAAATTCTTGAACAGTTTGATACAGAAGAAAAAGAATGCAGCTGAGCAGGAACAGAATCATGATCGCATGAatgcagtggcggatccaggaatttaTATTCGGGGGTGCGAGTCATATGATAAATCATTATAtaacataccaaaaataaaaactaatactaaaagcaatatattttgaaatatacaaattttagagtcatacatttcaaaaaataaactacattatatctaatttatttttcgacGAGTCTTCATTTCTTCAAAACGATTCACTATATCATCATCGGATACTTGTAGAAACACATCTTTCTCAATGAAAGTGACCAAACAATCGTTCAAAGGTTGATCACCCATTCTATTTCTCAACTTATTCTTCACAAATGTCATTCCAGAAAACACCCTCTCTACACTTGCAGTGGCAACCGgaagaatcaaaatcaacttgatAAGCAAAACCACACGCGAATAAACCACATCTCTTTTTGTTTCAACAAGCTTCATCAAAAGAGAACTAATATCTCGCAAATTCTGAAAGTCTTCATCACTTCTCATATCTCCAATGAATATATCAAGTTGGCACTCAAGGTCCATCAAATCAATGTTTGAAAAATCGGAAGGATAAAAAGTGGCAAGTTTGAGTACCTTTTCCTTGTCAAAAGAAGAGAAGCCATCTTTAGGATTGAAGCAagccatacatctgagcaactCCATATTAACTTCATCGAATCGATTATCAAGTTCTTGAAGTAAGAAGTCAATCACTTTGATAAACACATCAACACGAAAATGATGAAGATATGAAACTTGTTGAACAAAACGTTTTGATCTTCCATGAGGGCTATAGTGAGCTTTCATATCTGGAACAACAATGCCATGTTTATTGCAAATTGAGATTACCTTGTTCAAGTGAATCTCCCATCCATCCTCCCTCATTTTCTGTAGTTGATCCTTGGTTAAAGTGACAAGCCTCATAGCATTAATGAtgtcttgatctcttctttgcAAAGCAAGACACAAATTGTTAGTGTACCCAAATATAGTAGTCATTAGTTGTGCCATAAACACGAAATCAAATGACTCTAGTAAGTACAAAATGCCTTGAGCTTTTCCCTTATCATCGAAAACGGAATCTTTCTTTCCAATCATCGTAAGAACTTCAAAAATTGTAGAAAATAAGTCCATGATATTCAAAAGAGTCTTGTAGTGAGAACTCCAACGAGTGTCTCCAGGCCTCTTCAAACTAAGTTCTTGATTCAACCCCGATCCCGATTCAAGTTCACCAATTTCCAAGGCTTGAGCAACTTTTTGTGCTTGAACTTCGCGAAGCAATTCATTTCTCTTACAAGAAACTCCAATTACATTCAACAAAATACCAACAGTTTCAAAAAGCCAACTACAATCATCGTTCTTTTTTGAAATGGCTACCAATGTTAGTTGAAGCTGGTGGGCAAAGCAATGTACGTAGTAAGCGCTTGGAGTATCTTTCATGATCAAAGTCTTGAGTCCATGTATCTCACCCTTCATGTTACTAGCCCCATCATATCCTTGCCCTCGAATCTTGGATGGGCTTAATGAATGTTCAACAAGTAAAGTCATAATTGCACTTCTAAGAGACAAAGATGTAGTATCACCAACATGCACAAGACCAATGAATCGTTCAACTACCTTTCCCCTTTTCTTTTCAACATAGCGCAAACAAAGAGCCAGTTGTTCCTTTTGGGACACATCACTAGATTCATCAGCTAATATAGCAAAGTAGTCATCACCAAGATCATCCACAATTCTCTTCATTGTTTCTTTAGCACAACAATTGATGATGTCTTTTTGAATAGTTGGAGATGTCAATTGACAATTTCCAGGGGCATTTTCCAAAGTCACTTTTGAAATAACTTCATTATGTGCCTTCAACCATTTTAAAAGTTCAAGAAAATTTCCCCTATTAAGGGAATCTTCACCTTCCCTGTGACCACGAAATGCCATGCCTTGTCCCAATAGGTAACGTAAACAAGAAATTGAAGCCTTCAAGCGAACATTATATTCGTTGTTAATCACATCACTAACATTATCTAAAGAAACCAAAATCGATTTCTTTTTGCCATCCCTCAAGTTCACATATTTCTCATAAGCAATATTATGAGCACTTCTAACTCCACCAATATGTTTTATAAATCGGTCCGGCTTATTCCACGACTTAAATCCTTTATTCACAAATGCATCACCCCCCGCATGTCCAACTTCATTCTTGAACAAGTAGCATACAAAACAAAATGCAGCATCTTCATCCATACTATATTCAAGCCAATCCCATTTATCAAACCATGAAACCATAAACCGACGACGCGAACCTCCAACTTCTTtttgaggaaaagaaaaagttcTTGGCTGACAAGGTTTTCTAAGAATATACGCCCTCCTAATTGTATCTCGCTCATTTGGAGGATATTTCATTATATCGGTTCTTCTAATAGGATCATGATGAAGTTTTTCGATATCATAAATCAATTCTTCCTCATGTAATGGCACACTAGCATCTGAAGGAGATACAATACCAATTGAATTTGAAGCCGGAGAGCTTGAAGGTGGAGAGCTTGAAGGTGGAGTGCTTGAAGCCGGAGAGCTTGAAGGTAGAGAGCTTGAAGCCGGAGAGCTTGAACTATCATGAGTTTTTCTCCTTTTGGACATAAATTGTCGAAGATCGGATTGTTTTCtcatcactttttattttatttcctgcACACGATTTCATTACAATAATTACTAAAATGTTCAAGAAAGGTAATATAACAGTAATTAGCAACAAAAATCTTACATTGGATGAGTAATCAAGGAAACCCCAGTTCCAAATCCAATCTTGGAATAAATTTCCACACAAAACGAATAAATTTTACTTTCTCAAGAACTCAGAGGCTGTTCAAGTTGTGTTCTGGTAATGATATGAGGAGCATCttgttaaaataaaagaataataattttcatttattataaGGTTTTGGTATTTAAATGATCGAGGAGCAGAGCATGTGATATTTACTGAGGCAGCAGGGCAGCCACAATAACTCAAACAACACCAGAAAACGAAATCAATTCGATAACTACATTACACAAAAATTCGAGCGTTAATTTGAGGAAAACAACTAACCTGATGGCTGATGATCAACCAGTGGCGGTGGCAGACTGAGGCAGGCAGGGACGGTACAATGAATTGAAAGTGGAAAATTTGAAGGCCCAATTTGGGAAGTTTTTTGGGCATATAAATCTTTAAAGGCCcacttataaattttatttgtacAGGAGTAGCCCAATAGCAATAGGGGACAGTAtacctatattattaatataatactactaaaaattttttttttttgggggtaCACTCGTACCCCCTTTGTCCCAGCTCCCTCCGCCAGTGCATGAATGTCCGTGTGAGAGCCTCGGATATGCCTCTGCCTCTGCAGAATCACGCCTTCAAAACTGCAAGAGACATTATAGATTCCATGGCTTCTCTCAAGCTCGACAGCAAACGCCTCGCTCTTTCCCTCAAAAAGgtcccttttctttttctttttttatcagTTTCTTGCTTGCTCACTTGCAATTAGTGTTTTTTTAACTTATCTTGTATTTGCAACTTTTTCCCATAtaaaaagattgaatttttagcAAAGGGTTCATCTGTTTTTGTGAAATGCGGAATGGTTTTCATGGGCTTGTGAAGGCTCGTTAATTCGTTTTATACCTACTATTGGCGTATGATAATGTGTAGTGTTGATTCATTGATTGCTGAAAGAACTAACCATTTTTTCTGTTCACCATTCGTTTAGCTAGTTACCAGTATGGTGTTATTTTGTGGATGTTGGTTGTGCAGAGTTCTAGGAAAAGctttgaaaagttgaaaacatTACCTCAGTTGCAGTAAAAGTTCATTTTTTTGAGAAGGTGCACTAAAAAATGTTTTGACTCCTCTTTTTTATCCACAGAAGACCAACTTTCTTGAACGCAGCGTGTGCAAGCTTTTACTTTTACTTAGTTCAAAGTTGAATAATAGTACCAGTAAAAACTTAGAAGTGTGTAGATGGTAATGCTATTTGAGATGTGTATGATGAATTACTATCAGCTCATAATTCAGTATAAAGTTTGACAATGATCATTGTGTTACATGAAGAATATATATTTCTTTTGCACCATTTGGAGTACTTGTTTCTGATAATCATACTACTTTGTTTGATTCATATGTGTATTGATTATGTGTACAAACTTCGTTTGGCGATCATGATACATGAAGATATGAGGAGCATTTATGGTATTTGCAGGAGTTCGACTCAACATATGGTCCGGCGTGGCATTGCATTGTTGGAACCAGCTTTGGCTCATATGTGACACATTCCCTTGGGGGGTTCTTGTATTTCTCCATTGATAAAGTGTATGTTCTTCTCTTCAAGACTGCCGTGGACCCTTTGGAACAATGATCTACCGTTTCTTGTGTTTAATCCATGTTTTAAGTGGTAAGAAAATGTAGTTGGATTGAGGGGGATATGTTCAGAAAAAAGGGACAAACGTACATGGTTTTGGTTGTATGTAGTGGTGATGGTTTGAGGAAGTTGATTGTAGATTTAAGCAGTTGCATTGGGTTTCTATTTCCGTATGTTATCATTCAACATAGATACAAAAGAGCATTGGATTTTTCTGTGCTATTTGTCACTCTAAATTCAATTCAGAAACACAAAAAGCCCAAATCATGAATCATTGAGAAATTGATGTTTTGTTACACAAATGAATGAATCAATACTTTTCTACTACCCCAGTTATGTTACACAAGGAAATTCTCACCCCTAACTCTTCTGGAGAGAACAAAATTGGGTGTGCTGGACTTGTGTTAGGGTTTCAAGCACGACTTAGTCGGAGACATGAATGCGGATATATATCATTACAAATATGCAGCAGTCCATAACACGAAACCAAGTAGTAGTACTAGAGAGTGCCCGTAAAAATCTTTTCTGCACAGAGAACGCGAATGACCACCAGAAACTGTAGAATTAGTTGATGGAGCAACGGCTGTTGTGTTTGTGAAGGTGCCATTTCTTCCAGCACTGATGCAGAGAAAAATTTGTAAGATAAACTTGAAAGCAGCAATAACCTTAATATGTTGCATTGAACAAGATAGAGGTCAACAAATGGTTTACTCCACATGTATATTAATTGTATCAACAAGCAAATAAATTAGTACCTTCCAGAAAAAATGCAAGAAGCATGACCTGCAGTATGACAAAGCAACCTCTTGTGAGATACTCAAATCATAGATAATTAGTTGCATAAATTTTGCCATGATCAAATTTAGCTGGAAAATCCCAATATAAGAATAGGAAAGTGCTTTCGCGGACTTACTAGGGTCTGTTGTGGTGATGGTAGCAACACCATTAAAGTTACAGGTTCCCTCACCCATTGCCATCCGGTGATAGTACGCATCAAAAGCATATGAAGCATGGCTCGCAACAGTATCAGGTTCGTAGCATGGCTGCCCCTGCAATAAAGGAGAGCAATCCACTTTCCCCGGTCCACACGCCCAATCTAATGCTGCCTGTAACATCTTCTTGTCAGCGCCTTCCCTTGCAACACAATAAGTCTGATTAGTAGTATCGTTTGCCAACACTGTCCCTGAGCCGGTCAGGCGCAGTATATAAACCGGCATCCCATTGCCATCAAAGAGCCCCCAGTTCTTCTCTGAAACGGGTCCTGGCCTAAGATCCTCATTGTATAGTTCGTAAATATATGTACTAACAGCAATGCCAGGATGTTTTGGGGTCCCCGTGTTGTTGAGAATGTGCCTTATGAGGTTACTGTTGTATGTGTTGGCGTTGTCTAGGGTGGCATCCGGCTCTGATGAGTCACCCTTGGAAGGCCAACCTGACTCTGTCACCACGACAGGGATATTAGTGAAGTTCAGATACGATGTTGCAAAGTATGCTGCATCAACAACAGCATCAAATACATTGGTGTAGTGGAGGAGCGTATTGAGATCAACGGCTTCCTTGGTTGGAAGAAGAGGTCGGAAGAGAGCATAGTCCAATGAAATGGCACCACTGGCTTTCATGTAATCATAATAAGGATAAACGTTTAGCATAAGATAAGAGTCTGTAGATTGCAAAAACTTAAGCAACGGCACCATGACAGGTTCCCAAGTGCGATTGAAGAAAGCTTGAGAGGGCGGAAACGGGTCAAGGATTACGGAAGATGAATGTGGAGTGGAAACTTTTATGTGGGAGCCAAGATTAGAAGCCACGAGGGCAGAGTGAATAAAACTCATTGCAGAGACGAGAACTGGAGCAGCATTCGGAAGTGTGGTTAGAACTTCAGAGCCAACTGCTATCGCAGTTATGTTGGTGGCAGGGACGTAAGCAAGAACATTGCGAGAAACCCAATTAGCAGCAGTGGAATTAGACTGCCCAATGCCTAACAGTTGATCATTAGGCACGGATACGGTGACATGTATACCGGTATTAGCAAGAGCTAGTAGCATTGCTCTGTCAGCATCAAATAGCCTTACATGCTGGATTTGCTGAGATTTTAAAAGGGCCACCACTTGGGTCGGATCTGGCATGTCTGAGAGGGCGGTGCCAATGTTTACTCCAATGAAAGCAGCTGCGGGTGAGAAACCAACACATTAAGATGATTTCTGGTTGCCTTGTAGTGCCAAACAGACAAATCCACAGTTCTCCTAATATAGAGATATATTACCATTCTTATGATCTTTCCAAATTTTGTAGACAGGTTTGAATGTTCAATACCTACACTAAGTCATAGCTTGTGGAGGTAAGGAGCCTACCACATGATTGACTCTTACAGAAAGAACAACCAATGTATCAAGAAAGCTTAGGCAGATAAAAGCCATGAGGTAATAATCTATCTAAGAAACATTATTTACCAAAAGAATGTTGCAATTATTACCTAATAATGCACTaacttaaaaacaaaatttgaaaGCAGCTGACAGACAGTTGTGGAAAGCACTAGTTATTAGCCCATTTGATTAAACAAACTACAAAATATCAACTGATCCATAATCACATGGCTAACATGTCAGATTCCAAACTATTAAAATGGGACAGTCAACAATAAGTTGGGGAACAACATGAGTGTCCTGGCCCTCCCATTACTCAATGGGTCTCCTCAACCACACTTGCATTGTGCTATTCACACACAAGCACAGACATCAATGAGGGTATGTGTAGATATATATGGTGAAGAAAAAAACCCTGTACATATGGTGTGGGGTCAAGATTACCTCATAGAATCTTTGGTACTACAATTTGTGTCCAAAAGAAAAGCTACATGAGCTGGGTAGCAATATGCAGAAAACTTCCACTACGGAcaggaaaatatttaattaaggaTTTTCAGTTTACCATTCAAAAAACTTAATGGAAGAACTTGCACAAGCAGAAGTATTCATATTTCTTCcaaaaaaaacaatctttatcATATTTCTTCTAAAAAACCAATCTTTAAGTGCAGAACAAAATACCCCTAATCCAGACAGCAATAAATCATAAAACTTAATAACAGAGATCGAAATGCAACTAAATATGAGCTCAGTTAGAAATccataagaagaagaagaagtaaaacagaaatttcaaataaatgagCTACCTTCTTCATCAGCGCAAGTTGCAGAAAAGGCCATGAGGAAAAGGGCAAGAAGAAATAACCCCATTTGGCGAAGCCTTTATGTTTCTTGAACTACAAAGCTCCAATCCAAAGAACCAAGTGCCCACGCTATTTGAGCAAAAAACCAAACAAAATAGGCGGATGAAGGGGGTTTGCAATTGCTACAACCTTGGAAGTGCTTGAGTGAGAAGAGAGAGGAaataagtgtgtgtgtgtgtgtgtgtgtgtgtgtgtgtggaagGGGCTGCTGTCTAGAGAGGAATCGTTTGTGTGTTTTCAGCTGTGTCGTATCACTTTACTGTACTTTGTCAGAAATCGACGGCCaatattcaatttcattttctatacttttttttatatatgctGCGGGCCGTTTGAACATTGATTGCCCTTTGCCCTTTGCCCATTTTAAAGTTCAAACACAAAATTTCCTTTTTGATATAGgagtattttctttttcttttaacattaaatggatttatgtagattgaattataaaatttagtaCATCGTGATCTAATGCAGTGATGTTTAAATCTatgaactattttatttttcatagagTGAAATGCACCAAATgaccctaacaaaaaaaatagcacTAGAGGACCCTaacgttaaatataatcacgaatTAAGTTTTTTCGGACCAAAACACCCTCAGAccctaaaagggcatttttgTCAATCCATTATATTGCTGACATGTGATTTCTGCCACATTTCTGTCAGCAACTtcttatgtaattttctaataagTTTTTTACTtcatacgtaattaaaattttatcattatttacacttttttattttttataatatacatatttatcattatctgcattaattaatatgaacATAATAAAATGAGGTCATTTCTTCCTTATAAAACTCATTTTCTGGtattttttcatgtttttatttcccgtaatttatttcatttacaTTGATTTAtggatcaattttatttattatgaaaatatcctaattttgcagtattaatttataaatttacatagtcttatttcaaatactattattaatttataaatcttGAAGGATTAAATAGCTAATATCACATGCTTGAGTTTTTTCAAATATTAGTCACGTTTCAATTTTATCGCAAGaaactatgcaaatttataTCTAAAGATTGAATGTTCATATGATgttaaaaatttcagtttgagctaaattaaaattacatcaataaaatatcaatcataAAAACCGTCTTAAAGTAACAAATTAGTTCgatgatatataatgaaataatattttaaatgtcaatgttttcaataaaataattattgtatcattaaattaaatgtgaaatCTTTTTTATTCTGTATTATTGATTCGGATTTTATTGCATAAATAACTTCActtttccatatttttatttctcaatgaatttccTACATGATATAACTAGAGggacataagagcatccacagtggggcgccttaaagcccgccctatgcaccgccacgtcagcattttatcctcatgcccttccacctgcagtggggcgccctaagcattttcttctatttgaatatttaaataactacaaaaattgaaaaaaacatGCATTTCatgtatataattaatacattacaatacgaattaaaaaaaaatgaaaactcagcgacggcggatacgggcccacacttcttcaatcatgtcgttcatgagttgcgcatggccatgttggttgcgcattgaggcatgtctagatagaacctcattgaaacCCGTCGATAATCCTTGAGCGGGGGGCggggtcgccgtgctggaggagctagatgcaccttcggcatcggtccaatcggtgatgctcctaccttcatgttcgactatcatgttgtgcaagattatgcacgcatacatgacatcggcgaggacttccttgaaccagagacgccccggccctttcactattgcccaccgtgattggagcacaccaaatgcccgttcCACATCCTTctgcgccgcctcctgcttttgcgcaaatataactctcttatcaccaattgggcagctgatcgtcttcagaaaaacaggccacattgggtatatgccattggccaagtagtaccccatgtgggattggcgcctgttggcagtgaactcgatgggcGGGCCGTTGCATttctcggtgaagagggtggatgagttgaggacgttgatgtcgttgttcgacccggctacaccgaagtaagcatgccagatccagcgacggcttcgaggatcatcgtcgggtggctgcccttgtatccactagtgaattggcatCTCCACGCCGTTgaacaattcttccactcccagtgcatacagtcgatgctccctagcatcccaggaaagtcgtgcgccgtctcgtgcattctCATTAGGCCCTGGCAATCTACAGCAGTCGGCTTTCGCAAGTATGTGTCActgtaggcctccacaactcccctacaaaatctcttcaggcactcgcggcctgttgtatccctgacgtggaggtactcgtcgaacatgtcagcgctGGTGccataggccaactgacggagtgcaactGTGCACTTCTGCATcggcgtaagtccgggtctgccgatgtcatcttcccgatactggaagtattcatcacttGACTCCAACGTCtagacaatgctgagaaaaaggtaacgatGCATTCTAAACCGGCTGCGAAAAATagtcgggccccaccgtggttgctcggcaaaatagtctgcaaataGACGTTCATGAGCTGCGGCGTGTTCGCGGAggacaaacgtccgacgtcgaataggcctggggATCTGCTCTGCcctgccgccgcctcctcgcattgcattatggctaagcattccgccattgcgtcttGCACGACTGCATTTAAGGCTCAAGTCAAGGTCGGACTACCGTCCTCCGAGGAACTCCGGtcatcgtcgtggttcattttggtttgtgagagatggagaaatgtgagagatgagagaaatgagagatgcaagaaatgttcgtatgaaaaatagaatgacaatcgaggtttaaatagacaaatttgaaaaaaaaaaaacaaaaacgcgttgcatcgtccgcgtcatcgtctgtgtcgcccacagtgggaaaacgatgtcgcggacgatgccctatcgtccgcgcttcatccgcggactaagcttagggcgcagacgacgcatcgtccgtcgtccgcgcacccacagtggcggacgaggCGCGCTCGGgcacgccatcgtccgccccactgtggatgccctaagaATTACTTTTTTACAAATATTGACAAAACTTTAATCACGTATGAAGTACTAGAAATTATTAGGAAATCACTTAAGAAGGTGATGACAGAAATGTGAAAAAATTCATATGTCAGCGAATTTAGGGATtgccaaaaatgcccttcaagcTATTTGGGTATTTTCGtctgaaaagtggctaaaaaactTCATTCGTCATTATATTTAATGTTAGGCCCCTCTGATGCTTTTTTTGTTATGGGTCACTAACGTAACAAGTGCAAAAGTTAGGGTCATTTAGTGCGATTCactctttttttataatatgtgactttttttaaaattatgaaaggCTACTTTTAGGATTACTTGTAGAATCTTTAAGTACTAAATGTATAATATCAGTGTAGATTAAAGTTCCTTTTTagtcttaaataaaaaaatttgatagCTTCGAGTACTTGACATTATGAATTTGTCCATTTTTACTCTTAAAGTGACGGTCAAAACAATTTTGACTTTGATTTGTAACTTAACAGCTGTTAATTAAACACTTAAAACACCATATCAAAGTTCGCTTCCTAAACATTTTAAATTCTGTGTTGGAAGGAAAGATCTCACCGTGGAAGGGAAGATTTCCCGTAGCTGATTTCCTGTGATCACAATTAACTAGAAATTGATATTTACCTTGTATAGAAGATTATGGAACAAGAAATCTATCTTACCTTATTTGTATTCTTGAAGGCCTATAAAGAGGCGTGTAAATCTTGTGATTATCAATGAGAAAGAGTGATATGAATTCCCCAAAACCCATttcaacatggcatcagagcctTGTTTAAACAAGGGCTCAGAATTATTTTCATCATTGCCCAAACCTATCTCGGCCAAAATAAACAAGAACTAGTGAGcaaacaaaattcaaatcagTGTCCAAAATGTCAGACGACGAGAAGAAACCAACAACAGATTCGTCAGAATCATCAAGCAGCAAGATTCGAGCAAGTAAGAATGTAACCGTTGCATCCAAACTTAATGGAGGAAATTACCCACTGGAAACCGCATCTAGGTGGATTAAAAGGGAGGCGGCCCGACAGAGATTAGGGCCACCGGAATCCTCAAACCCTAGTACCCACGGCGGAACAGAATCGCAAGGAATCGGTCATGGACTTGCGACTCAGGGGCAACGCCAAGGTAACCGGAGCAGAACCTGGCGCCAAACCACCTCCGTTCACCACCCGGGGAGCGAACCGGTTGACAAAGCCAAGCTTTGGTGGGAAGAAAGGCAAACGGCAAAGGCCAAGATGGCCATTGGAGTTTCCGCCGGCAGTGAAGCGGCGAAAACTATATCAGGCAATCGAGAAGTGATAACCGGACGGGGAAAGCAAAAGGAGGAACCGGAAGCTTCTGGCATAGGCGGGAACGTCGGCGGGGTGGTCGGCGCTGGCAATTTCACCGGCAAGATGTGGAACCAAAATGGGGAAGGCGGCGCGAAGATTGACGGTGGTAAAGGCTTGGGGTGTattaaccctaaccctaattttCATTTTACACCCCCACACCATAATTATTcacaaccccccccccccagaATTTTAGTAAATACCGGCATGCACCCCACCTATTGCATGATAGTCCCCAATTTCCTGATAAATTGCATAATGAACCCCAGCTTGTACATTATTGTGACAAACCCCCAGATTTTCGGCCAAATATGCAATTTAACCCTCTTCCACTGAAAAATCGTTTTGAGCCCTTGGACTatatttccgctgcatttaCTGTTAAGAGAGATAATGGGGGTGAAAAACGgggatggatatttgattgtggaacTACAGACACCATGACCccaaataaaaatgattttattagttttagtGATATTACTAAAACCTATATACATACTGCTAGTGGTGAAATGATTAATGTGGCCGGGGCAGGCACTATTGAGATATCCCCAACCTTGAGGCTGTCAAACTGTCTTTATGTTCCAACTTTGTCCCAAAGATTGATGTCTATAAGCCATGTAACAAAGGAGTTTAACTGTACCTTACTGATGCATCCCGACTTCTGTATtttacaggatattcggacgaggaagaTACTTGGGCGGGGCACTGAGAgccaaggactctactacgtggatgagatagctcaacaaggcagtgtgatgctggctcacgggtccaTAGAACGAGAGATTTGGCTTTGGCACCAACGACTGGGACACCCTTCCCCTGGTTATTTTAGGTTACATTTTCCTAAACTCCCTATTCCAGAAGACTTTTCttgtgagacttgtgttttggccaagagccacagacaatcaTTTAAATCTACAAACACTCGTATGAATTCCATTTTTTCCCTTgttcatgctgatgtgtggggccatGCACCTATTGTTGGGGGTAATGGGTTAAGATACTTTGTAATTTTTGtagatgattgcactaggatgacgtGGATATTTTTTTGAAACACAAGTCTGAGGTAATTGACAAGTTTATCCTTTTCTTTAATCTTATCCAAACCCAATTCCAGACCACGATAAAAAACCCTTCGATCCgacaatgggagggaatt from Salvia splendens isolate huo1 chromosome 15, SspV2, whole genome shotgun sequence encodes the following:
- the LOC121766690 gene encoding zinc finger MYM-type protein 1-like, which gives rise to MSKRRKTHDSSSSPASSSLPSSSPASSTPPSSSPPSSSPASNSIGIVSPSDASVPLHEEELIYDIEKLHHDPIRRTDIMKYPPNERDTIRRAYILRKPCQPRTFSFPQKEVGGSRRRFMVSWFDKWDWLEYSMDEDAAFCFVCYLFKNEVGHAGGDAFVNKGFKSWNKPDRFIKHIGGVRSAHNIAYEKYVNLRDGKKKSILVSLDNVSDVINNEYNVRLKASISCLRYLLGQGMAFRGHREGEDSLNRGNFLELLKWLKAHNEVISKVTLENAPGNCQLTSPTIQKDIINCCAKETMKRIVDDLGDDYFAILADESSDVSQKEQLALCLRYVEKKRGKVVERFIGLVHVGDTTSLSLRSAIMTLLVEHSLSPSKIRGQGYDGASNMKGEIHGLKTLIMKDTPSAYYVHCFAHQLQLTLVAISKKNDDCSWLFETVGILLNVIGVSCKRNELLREVQAQKVAQALEIGELESGSGLNQELSLKRPGDTRWSSHYKTLLNIMDLFSTIFEVLTMIGKKDSVFDDKGKAQGILYLLESFDFVFMAQLMTTIFGYTNNLCLALQRRDQDIINAMRLVTLTKDQLQKMREDGWEIHLNKVISICNKHGIVVPDMKAHYSPHGRSKRFVQQVSYLHHFRVDVFIKVIDFLLQELDNRFDEVNMELLRCMACFNPKDGFSSFDKEKVLKLATFYPSDFSNIDLMDLECQLDIFIGDMRSDEDFQNLRDISSLLMKLVETKRDVVYSRVVLLIKLILILPVATASVERVFSGMTFVKNKLRNRMGDQPLNDCLVTFIEKDVFLQVSDDDIVNRFEEMKTRRKIN
- the LOC121766413 gene encoding glucan endo-1,3-beta-glucosidase 3-like, with the protein product MGLFLLALFLMAFSATCADEEAAFIGVNIGTALSDMPDPTQVVALLKSQQIQHVRLFDADRAMLLALANTGIHVTVSVPNDQLLGIGQSNSTAANWVSRNVLAYVPATNITAIAVGSEVLTTLPNAAPVLVSAMSFIHSALVASNLGSHIKVSTPHSSSVILDPFPPSQAFFNRTWEPVMVPLLKFLQSTDSYLMLNVYPYYDYMKASGAISLDYALFRPLLPTKEAVDLNTLLHYTNVFDAVVDAAYFATSYLNFTNIPVVVTESGWPSKGDSSEPDATLDNANTYNSNLIRHILNNTGTPKHPGIAVSTYIYELYNEDLRPGPVSEKNWGLFDGNGMPVYILRLTGSGTVLANDTTNQTYCVAREGADKKMLQAALDWACGPGKVDCSPLLQGQPCYEPDTVASHASYAFDAYYHRMAMGEGTCNFNGVATITTTDPSHASCIFSGSAGRNGTFTNTTAVAPSTNSTVSGGHSRSLCRKDFYGHSLVLLLGFVLWTAAYL
- the LOC121766414 gene encoding dynein light chain 1, cytoplasmic-like, whose amino-acid sequence is MNVRVRASDMPLPLQNHAFKTARDIIDSMASLKLDSKRLALSLKKEFDSTYGPAWHCIVGTSFGSYVTHSLGGFLYFSIDKVYVLLFKTAVDPLEQ